Proteins encoded by one window of Xyrauchen texanus isolate HMW12.3.18 chromosome 24, RBS_HiC_50CHRs, whole genome shotgun sequence:
- the LOC127617757 gene encoding uncharacterized protein LOC127617757, whose amino-acid sequence MSVVGKPGLACRSSGEAGHCQDRCPVMELELHIFPVQKYMQLQQMKAITVMIEEEGGQEEGVMAEVQGRGRGRARGRCRGRAGADYVTEEDRLRVTQLTAARTAEMQRELQQLSQEERDEVLQMVVTRLLGVFLDIMDYRRTTTGAYGGHTSARGFLDIMDYGKTTTGAYVQNRGQPAWCTCLKYRLMPTDLENKCCGQIQRGVSAGRPIWNFIVG is encoded by the exons ATGAGTGTGGTGGGGAAGCCTGGGCTGGCCTGTCGAAGCAGCGGGGAAGCTGGGCACTGCCAGGATCGATGTCCGGTGATGGAG ttaGAGCTGCATATATTTCCAGTTCAGAAATATATGCAGCTCCAACAGATGAAAGCCATAACAGTGATGATAGAGGAAGAGGGAGGACAAGAGGAAGGGGTCATGGCAGAGGTGCAGGGCAGAGGAAGAGGCAGAGCCCGGGGGAGGTGTAGGGGAAGAGCAGGAGCTGATTATGTCACGGAAGAGGACAGACTCCGGGTCACCCAGCTGACTGCTGCCAGGACAGCAGAGATGCAG AGAGAATTGCAACAACTGTCCCAGGAAGAGAGGGATGAAGTTCTGCAGATGGTGGTCACACGTCTGCTAGGGGTTTTTCTGGACATTATGGATTACCGGAGAACAACAACAGGAGCATATGGTGGTCACACATCTGCAAGGGGTTTTCTGGACATTATGGATTACGGGAAAACAACAACAGGAGCATATGTTCAAAACAGGGGACAACCTGCATGGTGCACCTGCCTGAAGTACCGGCTTATGCCGACAGatttagaaaataaatgttgtggtcAAATCCAGAGAGGTGTCTCAGCAGGAAGGCCTATATGGAACTTTATTGTTGGCTAG